The Fibrobacter sp. genome has a segment encoding these proteins:
- a CDS encoding tetratricopeptide repeat protein, whose product MAKKKRYSGKKTDNLPEKKKTGTVNGQTKKYSIAAIAVIVTAVALVYANSLSCPFIFDDEFSVVKNESIRKIWPPDQIFSTPGLGNPVQGRPVLNLSFALNYAISGLDVTGYHIVNIIIHILAALLLFLIARQTLQKGFSDTHLSRNSNYTALTISLLWALHPLTTSTVTYISQRAESLVSLFYLLTIYLVIRSSEASTRKKKILWGTCAVAACALGMASKEVMISAPIITLIYDSLFLSSDVRNTLKRRWPLYLSMAMTWGILAYLVSGTESRGGTAGFGNDSTIIIRYILTQCRALIRYLQLSFWPSGLVFDYGTYMVKSANEVLPFITLTVLLIIATAAGFLFRPKIAFAGIFIFAVLSPSSSLVPVLTQTAAEHRMYLPLAALIFLVVSGISHALQKVFEKVNALSLTRIATAGVLSVTPVLILGNLTVQRNKDYKSEFSIWLDTSRKHPKNARAAMYIGSSILNRNGGNISDKEISEAIEMFDRAIAADPDYALSYANRGLAFYKGKRFNEALEDYSRAIEMKLGRAELFNNRGILLAEMGRTVEAIEDFKSAVNLDPKFSSAHCNLGSAHSKIAGEYSERNELETAEREFRESIVHFTNALSVDSTMVRALQGRAVSYSVLGMHAEAADDCSRIIRLIPDDADAYRDRAICFYNLRRYNEAWNDLETCKRLGGLPNPEFIMMLARERASGDLKPAVPGF is encoded by the coding sequence GGTAAACGGTCAGACAAAAAAGTATTCTATTGCGGCAATCGCGGTAATTGTAACGGCTGTTGCTCTGGTTTATGCGAACTCTCTCTCCTGTCCTTTTATCTTTGATGATGAGTTCTCGGTTGTTAAAAACGAGTCAATAAGAAAAATCTGGCCTCCCGACCAGATTTTTTCCACTCCAGGTCTTGGAAACCCGGTACAGGGACGCCCGGTTCTTAATCTGTCTTTCGCACTCAATTATGCGATTTCCGGTCTCGATGTGACCGGGTATCATATTGTCAATATCATAATCCATATCCTTGCAGCTTTACTTCTGTTCTTAATTGCCCGGCAAACCCTTCAGAAAGGATTCAGTGACACCCATCTCAGCCGGAACTCAAATTATACAGCGTTAACAATTTCACTTCTCTGGGCACTGCATCCTCTCACCACCAGTACTGTTACCTATATATCACAAAGAGCCGAATCTCTGGTTTCACTCTTTTACCTTTTGACTATTTACCTTGTGATACGATCTTCTGAAGCATCAACACGAAAAAAAAAGATACTCTGGGGCACTTGCGCTGTCGCCGCATGCGCGCTCGGGATGGCCTCAAAAGAGGTCATGATATCTGCTCCGATTATCACCCTCATTTATGATTCACTATTTCTGTCATCGGATGTAAGAAACACTCTCAAGCGAAGATGGCCGCTTTACCTCTCTATGGCAATGACCTGGGGAATTCTGGCATATCTTGTTTCAGGCACGGAGAGCAGAGGAGGAACAGCAGGATTTGGTAATGACAGTACGATAATTATCAGGTACATTCTCACACAGTGCCGGGCTTTGATCCGCTATTTACAGTTAAGCTTCTGGCCATCCGGACTGGTTTTCGATTACGGGACATATATGGTTAAGAGCGCAAATGAGGTATTACCTTTCATAACCCTTACTGTTTTATTGATCATCGCTACAGCAGCCGGTTTTCTCTTCCGTCCAAAGATTGCTTTCGCCGGTATCTTCATTTTTGCAGTTCTTTCACCCAGTTCGAGTCTGGTACCGGTTCTCACTCAGACTGCCGCCGAACACCGCATGTATCTTCCCCTTGCTGCGCTGATTTTCCTTGTCGTATCCGGTATTTCGCATGCCCTTCAGAAAGTATTTGAAAAAGTAAATGCTCTATCCCTGACAAGAATAGCCACTGCAGGAGTGCTTAGCGTCACGCCTGTACTCATTTTAGGAAATCTTACAGTTCAGCGTAACAAAGACTACAAAAGTGAGTTCAGTATATGGCTGGATACCTCCCGAAAGCATCCGAAAAACGCGCGGGCAGCAATGTATATCGGATCGTCGATTCTGAATCGAAATGGCGGAAATATTTCGGACAAAGAGATCTCAGAGGCTATAGAGATGTTTGACAGAGCGATAGCTGCCGATCCGGATTATGCCCTCTCCTATGCAAACCGTGGACTGGCGTTCTACAAGGGAAAGCGGTTTAATGAGGCACTGGAGGATTACAGCAGGGCTATAGAGATGAAACTTGGCAGGGCAGAACTATTCAACAACCGCGGTATACTTCTCGCTGAAATGGGACGGACAGTCGAGGCAATTGAGGACTTCAAGTCTGCAGTAAATCTCGACCCGAAGTTTTCATCAGCACACTGCAATCTGGGATCTGCACACTCAAAAATCGCCGGTGAATATTCAGAACGAAATGAGCTCGAAACTGCAGAGAGAGAATTCAGGGAATCGATTGTCCATTTCACAAATGCACTGTCGGTTGACTCAACGATGGTTCGGGCCCTGCAAGGCAGGGCTGTTAGCTATTCGGTACTGGGAATGCATGCTGAGGCTGCGGATGATTGTTCCAGAATTATAAGGCTGATTCCAGATGACGCGGACGCCTACAGGGACCGGGCAATCTGCTTTTACAATCTCAGGCGATACAATGAGGCATGGAATGATCTGGAAACCTGCAAAAGACTCGGGGGACTGCCAAACCCCGAATTTATCATGATGCTTGCCAGAGAAAGAGCATCCGGAGATTTGAAACCAGCAGTTCCCGGATTTTAA
- the hisF gene encoding imidazole glycerol phosphate synthase subunit HisF gives MKTDVKKIRIMPCLDMQNGRVVKGVHFIDIRDAGDPVECAKAYCEAGADEIAMLDITATVENRPTMLAVVRRVADAVTIPFTVGGGINSVKSAEDVLNAGADKVSTSSAAFRNPELIKEMVREFGPDKVTVAIDVDKNDTMPSGYEVYIDGGRTATGTDAVEWARRVDGFGAPVILPTSKAGDGARNGYDLPVIRAMKRAVNAEIVASGGAGKLEHFPEAIEAGATILLAASVFHFGTIKIPDLKKYLASLGYNVS, from the coding sequence ATGAAAACAGATGTCAAAAAGATCCGCATTATGCCCTGTCTGGATATGCAGAACGGCCGGGTTGTTAAAGGTGTGCATTTTATAGATATACGGGATGCAGGAGATCCGGTGGAGTGTGCAAAAGCCTACTGCGAAGCTGGAGCAGATGAGATTGCCATGCTCGATATCACGGCCACTGTGGAGAACCGTCCGACAATGCTTGCAGTAGTGAGACGGGTTGCAGATGCAGTGACGATTCCTTTTACTGTTGGCGGCGGAATTAACAGCGTCAAATCTGCTGAAGATGTTCTCAATGCAGGTGCCGATAAGGTTTCTACAAGCAGTGCCGCTTTCCGTAACCCTGAATTGATAAAAGAGATGGTCAGGGAGTTTGGGCCGGACAAGGTGACAGTTGCGATCGATGTAGATAAAAATGATACTATGCCTTCAGGGTATGAGGTTTATATCGACGGGGGCAGGACGGCAACTGGTACCGATGCTGTGGAATGGGCCAGACGGGTTGACGGTTTTGGGGCGCCTGTAATCCTGCCAACCAGTAAAGCCGGTGACGGGGCGCGAAACGGGTATGATCTGCCTGTTATCCGTGCCATGAAAAGAGCAGTGAATGCAGAGATTGTGGCATCAGGAGGCGCTGGAAAACTGGAGCACTTTCCGGAAGCAATCGAAGCGGGAGCAACTATCCTGCTTGCTGCATCGGTTTTCCATTTCGGCACTATAAAGATTCCTGATCTCAAAAAGTATCTTGCCTCCCTGGGCTATAATGTCAGTTAA